The Novosphingobium kaempferiae genome includes a window with the following:
- a CDS encoding alpha/beta fold hydrolase: protein MQIIRSYTQGRWGQVHLRSCGEQRADGPPPLLCIHSTPASGAMWDAILPRLGRDRLVIAPDTPGYGMSDAPPAPVSIREYTEALAALCDELGLVRIDVAGFHTGSIIATELANLRPDLVRRIVVFGLAAYDADARAQRLARVREFFPEPAADLVHIEKLWAKLTELADPRLQPEERHLAMAESLRTGARLPWGFMAVYGHDFIGAMARVAQPVLVMNPEDDLWILTRTHWRIYPDARLIEMPGVKHGVLKLETDRVEAELRAFLIPESTCC, encoded by the coding sequence GTGCAGATCATCCGCAGCTATACGCAAGGCCGCTGGGGACAGGTGCATCTGCGGTCCTGCGGAGAGCAGCGCGCCGATGGTCCGCCGCCGCTACTGTGCATCCACTCCACCCCTGCCAGCGGCGCGATGTGGGACGCGATCCTGCCCCGCCTTGGCCGCGACCGGCTGGTGATCGCGCCCGACACGCCCGGCTACGGCATGAGCGACGCTCCGCCCGCACCCGTCTCGATCCGGGAGTACACCGAGGCCCTCGCCGCGCTCTGCGACGAACTCGGCCTCGTCCGCATCGACGTCGCGGGCTTCCACACCGGCTCGATCATCGCCACCGAACTGGCGAACCTGAGGCCCGATCTGGTCCGCCGCATCGTCGTCTTCGGCCTTGCCGCCTATGACGCCGACGCCCGCGCCCAGCGTCTCGCCCGTGTACGCGAGTTCTTTCCCGAGCCCGCCGCCGATCTCGTCCACATCGAGAAGCTCTGGGCCAAGCTCACCGAACTTGCGGACCCGCGCCTCCAGCCGGAGGAACGCCACCTCGCCATGGCCGAATCGCTGCGCACCGGGGCTCGGCTGCCGTGGGGCTTCATGGCGGTCTACGGCCACGACTTCATCGGCGCGATGGCGCGGGTGGCGCAGCCGGTGCTGGTGATGAACCCCGAGGACGACCTCTGGATCCTGACGCGCACGCACTGGCGCATCTACCCCGACGCCCGCCTCATCGAGATGCCCGGCGTGAAGCATGGGGTGCTCAAGCTGGAAACCGACCGCGTGGAGGCCGAACTGCGCGCCTTCCTCATCCCGGAGTCGACATGCTGCTGA
- a CDS encoding flavin monoamine oxidase family protein translates to MTHPTPDVPVLIVGAGLAGLYAAMELEKQGIEAQIVDAAPILGGRIRTIEVDGQAVDIGGTGLGPSHLRAHAMVERFGLPSRPLTRRGKLAFSINGELFDAADWENHPANKCVGEEREILPARMDSYYMQTLLPFFEIEGWLDPANAQYDIAFADHLRSNGLSEEAMRLVNMCINTNDIETVSALSIFRDAIKWRSVGFDDPKNFDQYGDAQYKPIRLEGGMVRLPEAMAASLRRQPMLNRKVVKIAHGPDGVTASFEDGTSITATRAIVTVPFVALKHVAFDPPLPEPLGEAIGCAASSGNTQFILRATGKFWEEDGLAPSLWSDTLFERLFVEFNEDDSVNHLRIWINGDNAKRVDEMGDAAGEELLATLARIRPSTEGKLEIVHQVSWAAEPLIGGEKYVMAPGQVTRFARHMATPVGALHWAGEHHKSLEVGIEAALQSGERAAAEVVAVLQPQTAA, encoded by the coding sequence ATGACACACCCCACCCCCGACGTTCCCGTGCTGATCGTCGGCGCCGGCCTTGCCGGGCTCTACGCCGCCATGGAACTGGAGAAGCAGGGCATCGAGGCGCAGATCGTCGATGCCGCGCCGATCCTCGGCGGGCGCATTCGCACGATCGAGGTGGACGGACAGGCGGTCGATATCGGCGGCACCGGCCTCGGCCCCTCGCACTTGCGCGCGCATGCCATGGTCGAGCGCTTCGGCCTGCCCTCCCGCCCGCTGACGCGACGTGGCAAGCTGGCGTTCTCGATCAACGGCGAACTTTTCGACGCCGCAGACTGGGAGAACCACCCGGCCAACAAGTGCGTCGGCGAGGAGCGCGAGATCCTGCCCGCGCGCATGGACAGCTACTACATGCAGACGCTGTTGCCGTTCTTCGAGATCGAGGGCTGGCTGGACCCGGCGAACGCGCAGTACGATATCGCCTTCGCCGATCACCTGCGCAGCAACGGCCTGTCGGAAGAGGCGATGCGCCTCGTCAACATGTGCATCAACACCAACGACATCGAGACCGTCTCGGCGCTGTCGATCTTCCGCGACGCGATCAAGTGGCGCTCGGTCGGCTTCGACGATCCCAAGAACTTCGACCAGTACGGCGACGCACAGTACAAGCCGATCCGCCTCGAAGGCGGCATGGTGCGCCTGCCCGAAGCGATGGCCGCTTCGCTGCGCCGCCAGCCGATGCTGAACCGCAAGGTCGTGAAGATCGCGCATGGCCCGGACGGCGTGACCGCGAGCTTCGAGGACGGCACCTCGATCACCGCGACGCGCGCCATCGTCACGGTGCCGTTCGTGGCGCTAAAGCATGTCGCCTTCGACCCGCCGCTGCCCGAACCGCTGGGCGAGGCGATCGGCTGCGCGGCCAGTTCGGGCAACACGCAGTTCATCCTCAGGGCCACCGGCAAGTTCTGGGAAGAGGACGGCCTCGCCCCCTCGCTGTGGAGCGACACGCTGTTCGAGCGCCTGTTCGTCGAGTTCAACGAGGACGACAGCGTTAATCACCTGCGCATCTGGATCAACGGCGACAACGCCAAGCGCGTGGACGAGATGGGCGACGCGGCGGGTGAGGAACTGCTGGCGACGCTCGCCCGCATCCGCCCCTCGACCGAGGGCAAGCTGGAAATCGTCCATCAGGTATCGTGGGCCGCAGAGCCGCTGATCGGCGGCGAGAAGTACGTGATGGCGCCCGGGCAGGTCACCCGCTTCGCTCGCCACATGGCGACGCCGGTCGGCGCGCTGCACTGGGCCGGCGAGCATCACAAGAGCCTCGAAGTGGGCATCGAAGCCGCGCTGCAATCGGGCGAGCGCGCGGCTGCGGAAGTCGTCGCGGTGCTGCAACCGCAGACGGCGGCCTGA
- a CDS encoding TonB-dependent receptor, with translation MDRTSYLRVLLATAAAGVIGQSLVAAPALAQEAQAQESLPGDIVVTARKREESLQDVPIAITALDSASLEKRNIANLNDVADVTPSMYLSNSGSGRADRSNQQIIIRGMTPSSSPTSNGNVSVFIDGAPVTGGFVEGIGDLARVEVLKGPQSAYFGRATFAGAVNLVTKDPGNELGGSIEGQIASNNWTNVVASLEGAIIPDKLLFRVSGRHFYTDGDFDNPGGSSETLGQQESTSLAVTLIAKPTENLTFRVFGLGWHDDDGPGPLGKFARQDYNCDAGLGRGLNYVCGKLPGSPTLTPASNVIMDPLFRSQVIDNPNVPLLFDNLLQTEAGMKRRAYHVHGGLTWDMPFAPVSISALASWNQNHYATLNDLDLEDTRGVANPNFTGSNANLVRPYIDYQSYVEYMFDDWSGELRAASTGSGPFTWTIGANYTQALSTPNANALYPTGYRVSTGAVINQAKTWSGFFGLGYTLGIFNLSFDGRYQIDNIYSRRRVYDKPTDTLLKATYKNFLPRVSLTVEPTRDLTVYGSWSKGMNPGAFNASLATASQAVQDAAFEQTGAQTTVKPEKLEQWELGVKGRLFGTLSYDVSAYYGTWNDQIISVNAVVPAGGSGNQTQVQTFSANAGKTRLAGIEGQLDWRATDNLAFNGGVGYNYSEIVDYVCVTCAVSITGSSDVSGNSLPRVPSVNATAGAQYTADLPAPILGGLLDQWYLRADYIYKNRMYETEANLAWTPDTHLVNLRAGLSSDRARLEAFVLNLTNERTYTSIVRNVDVLRSNTNDILVGLRTGRQVGARFRYNF, from the coding sequence ATGGACCGCACTTCGTATCTGAGGGTTTTGCTCGCCACGGCAGCGGCGGGCGTCATCGGGCAGAGCCTCGTCGCCGCGCCCGCGCTGGCGCAGGAAGCGCAGGCGCAGGAGAGCCTACCCGGCGACATCGTCGTCACCGCCCGCAAGCGCGAGGAATCGCTGCAGGACGTGCCGATCGCGATTACCGCGCTCGATTCCGCGTCGCTGGAAAAGCGCAACATCGCCAACCTCAACGACGTCGCCGACGTGACGCCGAGCATGTACCTGTCCAACTCGGGCTCGGGTCGCGCCGACCGCTCGAACCAGCAGATCATCATCCGCGGCATGACGCCGTCTTCCTCGCCGACGTCGAACGGCAACGTCTCGGTCTTCATCGACGGCGCGCCGGTGACCGGCGGCTTCGTCGAGGGCATCGGCGACCTTGCCCGCGTCGAGGTGCTGAAGGGGCCGCAGAGCGCTTACTTCGGCCGCGCGACGTTCGCAGGCGCGGTCAACCTCGTCACCAAGGATCCCGGCAACGAACTGGGCGGCTCGATCGAGGGACAGATCGCGTCGAACAACTGGACCAACGTAGTCGCCTCGCTCGAAGGCGCGATCATCCCGGACAAGCTGCTGTTCCGCGTGAGCGGGCGCCACTTCTACACCGATGGCGACTTCGACAATCCCGGCGGTTCGTCGGAGACGCTGGGCCAGCAGGAATCGACCAGCCTTGCCGTCACCCTGATCGCCAAGCCGACCGAGAACCTGACGTTCCGCGTCTTCGGTCTCGGCTGGCATGACGATGACGGCCCGGGCCCGCTCGGCAAGTTCGCACGGCAGGACTACAACTGCGATGCGGGCCTCGGTCGCGGGCTCAACTACGTCTGCGGCAAGCTGCCGGGCAGCCCCACGCTGACGCCCGCCAGCAACGTCATCATGGACCCGCTGTTCCGCAGCCAGGTCATCGACAACCCCAACGTGCCGCTGCTGTTCGACAACCTGCTCCAGACCGAGGCGGGCATGAAGCGCCGCGCCTATCACGTCCATGGCGGCCTGACATGGGACATGCCCTTCGCGCCGGTGAGCATCTCGGCGCTCGCCTCGTGGAACCAGAACCACTACGCCACGCTCAACGACCTCGACCTCGAGGATACGCGCGGCGTCGCCAATCCGAACTTCACCGGCAGCAACGCGAACCTCGTGCGGCCCTACATCGATTACCAGAGCTACGTGGAATACATGTTCGACGACTGGTCGGGCGAACTGCGCGCCGCCTCGACGGGCAGCGGCCCGTTCACCTGGACCATCGGCGCGAACTACACGCAGGCGCTCAGCACGCCGAACGCCAACGCGCTCTACCCCACCGGCTATCGCGTCTCGACCGGCGCGGTCATCAATCAGGCGAAGACGTGGAGCGGGTTCTTCGGCCTCGGTTACACGCTGGGCATATTCAACCTCAGCTTCGACGGCCGCTACCAGATCGACAACATCTATTCGCGTCGCCGCGTCTACGACAAGCCGACCGACACGCTGCTCAAGGCGACCTACAAGAACTTCCTGCCGCGCGTCAGCCTGACCGTTGAGCCGACGCGCGACCTCACCGTCTACGGTTCGTGGTCGAAGGGCATGAACCCCGGCGCCTTCAACGCCTCGCTCGCCACCGCGTCGCAGGCGGTGCAGGACGCCGCGTTCGAGCAGACCGGCGCGCAGACCACCGTGAAGCCCGAGAAGCTGGAGCAGTGGGAACTGGGCGTGAAGGGCCGCCTGTTCGGCACGCTCAGCTATGACGTCAGCGCCTATTACGGGACGTGGAACGACCAGATCATCTCGGTCAACGCGGTCGTCCCGGCGGGCGGTTCGGGCAACCAGACGCAGGTGCAGACCTTCTCCGCCAACGCAGGTAAGACGCGCCTTGCGGGCATCGAGGGCCAGCTCGACTGGCGCGCGACCGACAACCTCGCGTTCAACGGCGGCGTCGGCTACAACTACAGCGAGATCGTCGACTATGTCTGCGTGACCTGCGCGGTCTCGATCACCGGCAGCTCGGACGTGTCGGGCAACAGCCTGCCGCGCGTGCCCTCGGTCAACGCCACGGCGGGTGCGCAGTACACCGCAGACCTGCCCGCGCCGATCCTCGGCGGGTTGCTCGACCAGTGGTATCTGCGTGCGGACTACATCTACAAGAACCGCATGTACGAGACCGAGGCGAACCTCGCCTGGACGCCGGACACGCACCTCGTCAACCTGCGCGCGGGCCTCTCTTCCGACCGGGCTCGGCTGGAGGCCTTCGTGCTCAACCTCACCAACGAGCGGACCTACACCAGCATCGTGCGCAACGTGGACGTGCTGCGGTCCAACACCAACGACATCCTCGTCGGCCTGCGCACCGGGCGGCAGGTCGGCGCGCGTTTCCGGTACAACTTCTGA
- a CDS encoding alpha/beta fold hydrolase, giving the protein MPDYLPLADRGGPTVFRGYTECRFGQLHYRHAAPAEPTGKPALVMLHQNPSSSQEYLPLIAEMARDRAVYALDTPGNGMSDTPPGPQSLDQLAGAFADGMEALGLGSDTPVDLFGYHSGTYLCTELAIAAPERVGRLVLSGLPMRSAQERAANLAKAEAVTLPAEDGEEIIDWMRWLWDFTVVQRLPGADFEQAVWTFRDKAAAMHRRAWTYIGVWSYDAAARLPLVTQPVLVAQPHEGLLDVSREAAALFPDARFEELPELSRDVFAVGIPQFARSIRSFCQ; this is encoded by the coding sequence ATGCCAGACTACCTGCCCCTCGCCGATCGCGGCGGTCCGACCGTGTTCCGCGGCTACACCGAATGCCGCTTCGGCCAGCTCCATTATCGCCATGCCGCGCCCGCCGAGCCGACCGGGAAACCTGCGCTCGTCATGCTCCACCAGAACCCCTCGTCTTCGCAGGAGTACCTGCCGCTGATCGCGGAAATGGCGCGGGATCGGGCGGTCTACGCGCTCGACACGCCGGGCAACGGCATGTCCGACACCCCGCCGGGACCGCAATCGCTGGACCAGCTTGCCGGGGCCTTCGCGGACGGCATGGAAGCGCTCGGGCTAGGCTCGGACACTCCCGTGGACCTGTTCGGCTATCACTCTGGCACGTACCTGTGTACCGAACTGGCGATCGCCGCGCCGGAGCGTGTCGGCCGCCTCGTCCTGTCCGGCCTGCCCATGCGTTCCGCGCAGGAGCGCGCCGCCAATCTCGCCAAGGCCGAGGCAGTGACGCTGCCCGCCGAGGATGGCGAGGAAATCATCGACTGGATGCGCTGGCTCTGGGATTTCACCGTCGTCCAGCGGCTTCCCGGCGCGGACTTCGAACAGGCCGTGTGGACCTTCCGCGACAAGGCCGCCGCCATGCATCGCCGCGCCTGGACCTACATCGGCGTGTGGTCCTATGACGCCGCCGCGCGCCTGCCGCTGGTCACGCAACCCGTCCTCGTCGCGCAGCCGCACGAAGGCCTGCTCGACGTCAGCCGCGAGGCCGCCGCCCTCTTCCCCGATGCACGCTTCGAGGAACTTCCCGAACTCAGCCGCGACGTCTTCGCCGTGGGCATCCCGCAATTCGCCCGATCCATCAGGAGCTTCTGCCAATGA
- a CDS encoding LysR family transcriptional regulator: MRRLEQFVAVARTGSLGKAAQEMGMTQPTLTRNMRGLETDLGSRLFARGPSGTMLTPAGSRFLPRAEELLNSLERALSEIDEEGAQATLKLGISPNFHFDLIPAAINRNVQENPLLNIHVISATREQIVEDLRRKEMDLGFCLIPSFFYTRSTELNEIEFEAVGEELILPYVRPDHPYAAVTRLEDTAGIRWAVPHQLSVSYRFESSFYRNKLPVPPQSLNATSLSLLRSSALESDMAALLPARYARADVEAGRLAVLDIEAMRFDFVFGFMERRGVRPSAVSSRFKSLVRTVLGQDGTAVPSLPKG, from the coding sequence ATGCGGAGACTCGAGCAGTTCGTGGCGGTGGCGCGCACGGGCAGTCTCGGCAAGGCCGCGCAGGAAATGGGCATGACCCAGCCGACGCTCACCCGCAACATGCGCGGGCTGGAGACGGACCTCGGCTCCCGTCTCTTCGCGCGCGGCCCCTCGGGCACGATGCTGACGCCTGCGGGCAGCCGCTTCCTGCCGCGCGCCGAGGAGCTGCTCAACAGCCTCGAGCGCGCGCTCAGCGAGATCGACGAGGAAGGCGCGCAGGCGACGTTGAAGCTCGGCATATCGCCCAACTTCCACTTCGATCTCATCCCCGCAGCCATCAACCGCAACGTGCAGGAGAACCCGCTCCTGAATATCCACGTCATCTCCGCCACGCGAGAACAGATCGTCGAGGATCTGCGCCGCAAGGAGATGGACCTCGGCTTCTGCCTGATCCCCAGCTTCTTCTACACGCGCAGCACCGAGCTGAACGAGATCGAGTTCGAGGCGGTGGGCGAGGAACTGATCCTGCCCTACGTGCGGCCGGACCATCCCTACGCCGCCGTCACCCGGCTGGAGGATACCGCCGGCATCCGCTGGGCGGTGCCGCACCAGCTTTCGGTCAGCTACCGGTTCGAGAGTTCGTTCTATCGCAACAAGCTGCCGGTGCCGCCGCAGTCGCTCAACGCCACCTCGCTCTCGCTGCTGCGCAGTTCCGCGCTGGAGAGCGACATGGCGGCGCTGCTGCCCGCCCGCTACGCCCGCGCCGACGTGGAGGCCGGGCGCCTTGCCGTGCTCGACATCGAGGCCATGCGCTTCGACTTCGTGTTCGGCTTCATGGAGCGGCGCGGCGTGCGCCCGAGCGCGGTATCCAGCCGGTTCAAGTCGCTGGTGCGCACGGTGCTGGGGCAGGATGGCACGGCGGTGCCGTCGCTGCCGAAGGGGTAA
- a CDS encoding MFS transporter — protein sequence MAATRPAPARKSELPLSLSLAFGIGTVGVSCMLNPISMYFPAMLATVLGLSPAIAGMLLTGSKLYDIVADILIGAASDRTKSRWGRRRPYMFVGSLMGAGAFALIFNPWLLPSGTGLIVSLAVLLVIYSTGYSLFNIPYIAMPAEMTDDAASRTGLISWRSFFIAVGQLVSVAGGAQLIAAFGRGERGYAVMGLTLAVVIVCTTQLTVVFTAKARRQERVETGTPVRPLAHVRMVFSNRPFVLLMTAKLFLLFGQAATASTQLLFLLNVAKVGYTGQVWFSVAENIALAGSLALWVKAINRWGKRPIYILGLFAQCLIYLAWLIPGIEETAWTLATRGFMRGVFSAGILLAGTAMLPDTMQFDFYRTGLRREGMFASVYAIVEKIAFAVAPALIGGFLAFGGYIPTTGGAIVVQPDSAVLSLYVLLVGVPILANLTAATLIWFYRLDAAALEKAREDAAI from the coding sequence ATGGCCGCTACCAGACCCGCGCCCGCGCGCAAATCCGAACTTCCGCTGTCGCTCTCGCTCGCCTTCGGGATTGGGACGGTGGGCGTGTCTTGCATGCTCAACCCGATCTCGATGTATTTCCCGGCGATGCTGGCGACGGTGCTCGGCCTGTCGCCCGCGATCGCGGGGATGCTGCTGACGGGATCGAAGCTCTACGACATCGTCGCCGACATCCTGATCGGCGCGGCGAGCGACCGCACGAAATCGCGCTGGGGGCGACGGCGGCCCTACATGTTCGTGGGCAGCCTGATGGGCGCAGGCGCATTCGCGCTGATCTTCAACCCGTGGCTGCTGCCGAGCGGGACCGGTCTGATCGTCAGCCTTGCGGTGCTGCTGGTGATCTATTCGACCGGCTATTCGCTGTTCAACATCCCCTACATCGCCATGCCCGCCGAGATGACCGACGATGCCGCGTCCCGTACCGGGCTGATCTCCTGGCGCAGCTTCTTCATCGCGGTGGGGCAGCTCGTCTCGGTCGCGGGCGGCGCGCAGCTCATCGCGGCGTTCGGGCGCGGGGAGCGGGGCTATGCGGTGATGGGCCTGACGCTGGCGGTGGTGATCGTCTGCACCACGCAGCTCACCGTCGTGTTCACCGCCAAGGCGCGGCGGCAGGAGCGGGTGGAAACGGGCACGCCGGTCCGTCCGCTCGCGCATGTGCGCATGGTCTTCTCCAACCGCCCCTTCGTGCTGCTGATGACCGCCAAGCTGTTCCTGCTTTTCGGGCAGGCGGCGACGGCGAGCACGCAGCTGCTGTTCCTGCTCAACGTCGCCAAGGTCGGCTACACCGGGCAGGTCTGGTTCAGCGTGGCCGAGAACATCGCGCTCGCCGGATCGCTGGCGCTGTGGGTGAAGGCGATCAACCGCTGGGGCAAGCGCCCGATCTACATCCTCGGCCTCTTCGCGCAGTGCCTGATCTACCTCGCCTGGCTGATACCGGGGATCGAGGAGACCGCCTGGACGCTCGCCACGCGCGGGTTCATGCGCGGCGTGTTCAGCGCCGGGATCCTGCTGGCGGGCACCGCGATGCTGCCCGACACCATGCAGTTCGACTTCTACCGCACCGGCCTGCGCCGCGAGGGCATGTTCGCCAGCGTCTACGCCATCGTCGAGAAGATCGCCTTCGCCGTCGCGCCCGCGCTGATCGGCGGTTTCCTGGCGTTCGGCGGCTACATCCCGACGACGGGCGGGGCCATCGTGGTCCAGCCCGACAGCGCGGTTCTCTCACTCTACGTGCTGCTCGTTGGCGTGCCGATCCTCGCGAATCTGACGGCGGCCACGCTCATCTGGTTCTACCGCCTCGACGCGGCGGCGCTGGAAAAGGCGCGCGAGGATGCCGCGATCTGA
- a CDS encoding M24 family metallopeptidase, with translation MLLNRDRADAIMDREGLAAIVASSPINTYYLSSWATDASWGFGDLALCVLPRDRTLPPAVITVEVDAGQPQQRDGTWMDIVRGYARRPGIGPGGVQASADAAGLPTDHATAIAAWFGELGFADVAVAFEDRGLGADVATLVPGLRVVDGKDLLREIRMVKTPQELAFMRAAARKTDAAIALCAEAIAAGATCAEAERVFWAGVPMMGARPMFLLITPYRPGHGRLPKTAQLLPGDTVTFDATAEYAHYTSDIGRTLVIGEPSADQLRCYNATRQGWLASLDAFRAGERSTDVEAKVTAAIRAAGNPAYGSSNIHSVGLEHTDHPHPGNAMAPFTLETGMMLSCDLPWIGPDVGKFHFEDLILLGPEGVEIVNRADNRLIACIDGRTEHVG, from the coding sequence ATGCTGCTGAACCGCGACCGCGCCGATGCGATCATGGATCGCGAGGGACTGGCGGCCATCGTCGCCTCCTCGCCGATCAACACCTACTACCTGTCGTCCTGGGCGACCGACGCCAGCTGGGGCTTCGGCGACCTCGCCCTCTGCGTCCTGCCGCGCGACCGGACGCTGCCCCCTGCAGTCATCACGGTGGAGGTCGACGCCGGACAGCCGCAGCAGCGCGACGGCACCTGGATGGACATCGTGCGCGGCTACGCCCGTCGCCCCGGCATCGGCCCCGGCGGCGTGCAGGCAAGCGCGGACGCCGCCGGCCTCCCGACTGACCACGCCACCGCCATCGCCGCATGGTTCGGCGAACTCGGCTTCGCGGACGTCGCCGTCGCCTTCGAGGACCGCGGCCTCGGCGCCGATGTCGCGACGCTGGTGCCGGGCCTGCGCGTGGTCGACGGCAAGGATCTCCTGCGCGAGATCCGCATGGTCAAGACACCGCAGGAACTCGCCTTCATGCGCGCCGCCGCGCGCAAGACCGACGCCGCCATCGCCCTGTGCGCCGAGGCCATCGCCGCCGGAGCCACCTGTGCCGAGGCGGAGCGCGTGTTCTGGGCAGGCGTGCCGATGATGGGCGCGCGGCCGATGTTCCTGCTCATCACACCCTACCGCCCCGGCCACGGCCGCCTGCCGAAGACCGCGCAGCTGCTCCCCGGCGATACCGTGACGTTCGACGCCACCGCCGAATATGCGCACTACACCAGCGACATCGGCCGCACCCTCGTGATCGGGGAGCCGAGCGCCGACCAACTGCGCTGCTACAACGCCACGCGCCAGGGCTGGCTCGCCTCGCTCGACGCCTTCCGCGCGGGCGAGCGTTCCACCGATGTCGAGGCGAAGGTGACCGCCGCGATCCGGGCGGCGGGCAATCCGGCCTACGGATCGTCCAACATCCATTCGGTCGGCCTCGAACACACCGACCACCCGCACCCCGGCAATGCCATGGCGCCCTTCACGCTGGAGACCGGCATGATGCTGAGCTGCGACCTGCCGTGGATCGGGCCGGACGTGGGCAAGTTCCACTTCGAGGATCTGATCCTGCTCGGCCCCGAGGGGGTCGAGATCGTCAACCGGGCCGACAACCGGCTCATCGCCTGCATCGACGGCCGCACCGAGCACGTCGGCTGA
- a CDS encoding MFS transporter has product MTMTDDPAVPAVAPYPPRGRSWGVLVLFCIASIISVIDRGILTLVVQPVRAELGITDLQISLLQGLSFGIFYAVMGIPLGLLADRVSRKRLLIFGIVVWSLATLYGAEASSFGELFAARQLVGLGEAALAPCAISMIGDMFPAHQRGRPISVYLLGQAVAPGIGLFLTAQVLAAAPTGVFDHLPLLGGLAPWRVVFAICGLIGLVVAALMLVYREPVRRSAPAPRGAGGFAEAFRYLRRNWIVFLPFYVGFAVATMHTYGLAGWNATYLIRTFDRSAVDVGRWLGTAAMICGGTGALLAGWVNDRVARSGKPGAKLRLLMAICCLALPSTLLAFAPSFPVGLAMVVLSIAVMPMLGTTMISSVTELVPGNMRGVATSMLGLTNTLLGATMGPLLIAFSTEHIYHDPALIGASMTTVGLPVIALGLVLYGLASKGMGRRLKDDAQFREVATVKAG; this is encoded by the coding sequence ATGACCATGACCGACGATCCCGCCGTCCCGGCGGTTGCACCCTATCCGCCCCGGGGCCGATCCTGGGGCGTCCTGGTGCTGTTCTGCATCGCCTCGATCATCTCGGTGATCGATCGGGGCATCCTGACGCTGGTGGTGCAGCCGGTCCGTGCCGAGCTGGGCATCACCGACCTGCAGATCAGTCTGTTGCAGGGGCTGTCGTTCGGCATCTTCTACGCCGTCATGGGCATTCCACTGGGCCTGCTGGCCGATCGTGTGTCGCGCAAGCGGCTGCTGATCTTCGGCATCGTGGTGTGGAGCCTTGCGACGCTCTACGGCGCGGAAGCGTCCAGCTTCGGGGAACTGTTCGCCGCGCGCCAGCTCGTCGGGCTGGGCGAGGCGGCGCTGGCGCCCTGCGCGATCTCGATGATCGGGGACATGTTTCCCGCCCATCAGCGCGGCCGCCCGATCAGCGTCTACCTGCTGGGACAGGCGGTGGCTCCCGGCATCGGCCTGTTCCTGACCGCGCAGGTGCTCGCCGCCGCGCCGACCGGCGTGTTCGACCACCTGCCGCTGCTCGGCGGCCTTGCCCCGTGGCGCGTGGTCTTCGCGATCTGCGGGCTGATCGGCCTCGTCGTCGCGGCGCTGATGCTGGTCTATCGCGAACCGGTCCGCCGCTCCGCTCCGGCCCCGCGTGGTGCGGGCGGCTTTGCGGAGGCGTTCCGCTATCTCCGTCGCAACTGGATCGTGTTCCTGCCCTTCTACGTCGGCTTCGCGGTGGCGACGATGCACACCTATGGTCTTGCGGGGTGGAACGCGACGTACCTTATCCGCACCTTCGATCGCAGCGCGGTCGATGTCGGCCGGTGGCTGGGGACGGCGGCGATGATCTGCGGCGGGACGGGCGCGCTGCTGGCGGGCTGGGTCAACGACCGGGTGGCGCGCAGCGGGAAGCCGGGGGCGAAGCTGCGGCTGCTCATGGCGATCTGCTGCCTCGCGCTGCCGAGCACGCTGCTGGCCTTTGCGCCTTCGTTCCCGGTGGGGCTGGCGATGGTGGTGCTCTCGATCGCGGTGATGCCGATGCTGGGGACGACGATGATCTCCAGCGTCACCGAACTGGTCCCCGGCAACATGCGCGGCGTCGCGACCTCGATGCTCGGGCTGACCAACACGCTGCTCGGCGCGACCATGGGCCCGCTGCTGATCGCCTTCTCGACCGAGCATATCTATCACGACCCGGCGCTGATCGGCGCATCGATGACCACCGTGGGTCTGCCGGTGATCGCGCTCGGGCTGGTGCTCTACGGGCTGGCGTCGAAGGGCATGGGGCGGCGTCTGAAGGACGATGCGCAGTTCCGCGAGGTGGCGACCGTGAAGGCGGGATGA